The following are encoded together in the Strongyloides ratti genome assembly S_ratti_ED321, chromosome : 2 genome:
- a CDS encoding Tubulin family and Alpha tubulin family and Tubulin/FtsZ, GTPase domain and Tubulin/FtsZ, C-terminal domain and Tubulin/FtsZ, 2-layer sandwich domain and Tubulin, C-terminal domain-containing protein, protein MREIISIHIGQGGCQVGTSCWELLCLEHNIDPAGFEYNKINKIKNESFKAFFNEIEKSRYVPRSLFFDLEPSVIDEIRVGIFRKLFHPDQLINGKEDAANNYARGLYGLGAKHIEEVLSRIQRMAETCSSLEGFIIYRSFGGGTGSGFTSLLLEVLKDHFPKKLIIEFVIYPSPNVSSAVVEPYNSVLTTHSSMDFSNCTFLMENQAIYNICDNNLDITLPTFTDLNNLIAQLASSITISMRFGGSLHANLNDLQTNLVPFPRIHFPIASICPLVSPERMIHESMSVNEITNMCFDKNSQMVRSDLRNGKFMSICLLYRGDVTPKDVNEAINKLKNKKLLKFVDWCPTGFKIGISSYEMKSIPGSHIGNVPRTVCMVSNNTSIVEIWKRLNYKFNIMFAKKAFVHWYLSEGMEEGEFTEALEDLSALEIDYNEMMVNSSQLFDNQEY, encoded by the coding sequence ATGCGTGAAATCATCTCTATTCATATTGGACAAGGAGGTTGCCAAGTTGGAACTAGTTGTTGGGAACTTTTATGCCTTGAGCATAATATTGATCCAGCTGgttttgaatataataaaataaataaaataaaaaatgaatcattcaaagcattttttaatgaaattgaGAAATCTAGATATGTTCCAAgatcattattttttgatttagaACCTTCAGTAATTGATGAAATTAGAGTAGGTATATTTAGAAAACTTTTTCATCCAGATCAATTAATTAATGGAAAAGAAGATGCAGCAAATAATTATGCCAGAGGATTATATGGTCTTGGAGCAAAACATATTGAAGAAGTATTATCAAGAATTCAAAGGATGGCAGAGACATGTAGCTCATTAGAAggatttattatttatagatcATTTGGTGGTGGTACTGGTTCAGGTTTTACTTCTTTGTTACTAGAAGTATTAAAAGATCATTTTCcaaagaaattaataattgaaTTTGTAATTTACCCATCTCCAAATGTATCTAGTGCTGTTGTTGAACCATATAATTCTGTTTTAACAACACATTCATCTATGGATTTTAGTAATTGTACATTTTTAATGGAAAATCAAgctatatataatatttgtgaTAATAATCTTGATATTACTTTACCTACATTTACAGATCTTAATAATCTTATTGCTCAACTAGCTTCATCAATAACAATCTCTATGCGATTTGGAGGTTCATTACATgcaaatttaaatgatttacaAACAAATCTTGTTCCATTTCCACGAATTCATTTTCCTATAGCATCAATTTGTCCTTTAGTATCACCAGAAAGAATGATACATGAATCAATGTCTGTTAATGAAATTACTAATATgtgttttgataaaaatagtCAAATGGTTAGATCTGATTTAAGAAATGGAAAATTTATGTCAATATGTCTTCTTTATCGAGGAGATGTGACACCAAAAGATGTTAATGAAgctattaataaattaaaaaataaaaaattgttaaaatttgttgATTGGTGCCCAACTGGTTTTAAGATAGGTATTAGTTCATATGAAATGAAATCTATACCAGGAAGTCATATTGGAAATGTTCCACGAACTGTTTGCATGGTATCAAATAATACTTCAATTGTTGAAATATGGAAAAGACTaaactataaatttaatattatgtttGCAAAAAAAGCTTTTGTTCATTGGTATTTAAGTGAAGGAATGGAGGAGGGTGAATTTACAGAAGCTTTAGAAGATTTAAGTGCACTGGAAATTGATTACAATGAAATGATGGTAAATTCTAGTCAATTGTTTGACAACCAAGAATATTAA
- a CDS encoding Protein patched homolog 1, whose amino-acid sequence MKVQPEDGLAPVAEDKTNFVFKSLNRFLIGHSDTDNYSEKWKEEFSYYPSWFDADLSLQLINAGRAKGNTIALYARSFFQLVLYKMGSFIQRNPVKILCFGFLLFTCFMGGLKNVTIETDIVKLWVSQGGRLDEELNFLSRVQHEASKIVVRNKKSTEKLNEVLKNNNISNVLSSISLSNNSIKPFVVKKKEHSSSAPEIPKGNGLGGGFQVVIQTPEIKGENALTKEGLLKHVELMKEIAQYKVEMYGESWTLADICFKTPAPSFPPGPLSGALSTLLEKIIPCIWITPIDCFWDGSKPLGPFPELNLGDDISSFITSLPKGNITWKNLDPTAVIKEVENLFDLGGIGSLFERAGIDKAYLDRPCIDPLDHECPKQSPNYFDKCKALEKFNAWNNDKPIDEKVILEPEIFVKSNGSDVNNIFSGLIGRKKRETTTNESETEEKVVNPENKTSKSRDDDYYTYDTDDDEKEAAEKAKVKKNKDTECQTYSKSLLKWMNYNKDKWSLFLSPEEMPKYPDYGKLMTGGCYGFGKKIMKWPEDLIIGGIERDEHNNIKKAEAFQSVFLVSGAHDVWLRYRDKKTDVKPNLDHSIWTRGVANEIVQAWQRNFTQNLYKHPLNIKTNTKRVFHPLASTSIADMLEEFSEFKFSMIIIGYLLMVIYAGFAQYDWDGFWFSHKSTAAISFLGVLIITYSSIAGLGLATYFGVQFNAATTQIVPFLTLGLGVDDMFLLLHNYNNLLKVSRNNEIGLLMKETGMSIFITSTNNILAFLSGTILPIPALRSFCAQSGILLTFNLITITFFFPAIITLDLRRRKQGFRDFSIFFPCLKKDAEKNVKKDFEYFDSHKTHKDDVHVSLNHDAPIYTLVGLLEKIYLPFLITRTAKVIIITITIILISLGIYGLSNSTLGLELSDVLPEHTAPAQFLKAREQYFSFYPMFIVLKGPNIDFPNQQTKIEALRQDIAKSNFVIKQDGQPSEPYWMSMMQTWLRALQEQLDEAIKKGSIDKETGAIKKGIKLENDIYIARKMICSYGTKFNCTGRIGSVKLIDDSNIINPEGFYNYLTAWYHADNMMYYVSQAAFYPTPPPWNFMDRQDKVIPPARSLSYSQIPFYMTGLIDTPPIVKMIREVRGICENYTDQGLPNFPSGIAFTFWEQYLHLRWHLFLAICTIAGCVFVVVSVIIFNPWAATMVMLIVVSMCIELAGFMGIFGIKLNPVSAVTLITAVGIGVEFTAHVVLAFLTSLGTRNDRMVSCMRHMFIPVMHGALSTLLGIIMLAFSEFEFVVKYFFVVLTALILIGIFNGLAMLPVMLYYIGPPSEIISMDGSDRLIIPESFIKRGRKTQVASLQIPLNKESRLDNEMSEFKEIKTNIS is encoded by the exons atgaaaGTTCAACCTGAAGATGGATTAGCACCTGTTGCAGAAGATAAAactaattttgtttttaaa TCTTTGAATCGTTTCTTGATAGGACACTCCGACACCGACAATTATTCTGAAAAATGGAAGGAAGAATTTTCATACTATCCCTCTTGGTTTGATGCTGATTTATCCCTACAACTTATAAATGCGGGTAGAGCTAAAGGAAATACTATTGCTTTATATGCTAGatcattttttcaattagTTCTTTATAAAATGGGAAGTTTTATACAACGAAATcctgtaaaaattttatgtttcGGTTTCCTGTTATTTACTTGTTTTATGGGTGGATTAAAAAATGTCACTATTGAAACagatattgttaaattatgGGTTTCTCAAGGTGGTAGATTAGATgaagaattaaattttttatcaagaGTTCAACATGAAGCATCTAAAATTGTtgtaagaaataaaaaatctacCGAAAAATTGAatgaagttttaaaaaataataatattagtaatgttttatcatcaatatcattatcaaataattctataaaaccatttgttgttaaaaaaaaagaacattCCTCCTCAGCACCAGAAATTCCTAAAGGTAATGGTTTAGGTGGTGGTTTTCAGGTTGTCATTCAAACACCAGAAATTAAGGGTGAAAATGCTTTAACAAAAGAAGGTTTATTAAAACATGTAGAATTGATGAAAGAAATAGCACAATATAAAGTTGAAATGTATGGTGAATCATGGACATTAGCtgatatttgttttaaaactCCAGCACCAAGTTTTCCTCCAGGACCTCTTAGTGGTGCACTTTCAACATTacttgaaaaaattattccatGTATTTGGATTACACCTATTGATTGTTTTTGGGATGGATCAAAACCATTAGGACCTTTTCCAGAATTAAATTTAGGAGATGATATTTCATCTTTTATAACATCACTTCCAAAAGGTAATATAACATGGAAAAATTTAGATCCAACAGCTGTAATTAAAGaagttgaaaatttatttgatctTGGAGGTATTGGAAGTCTTTTTGAAAGAGCAGGTATTGACAAAGCATATCTTGATCGTCCTTGTATTGATCCACTAGATCATGAATGTCCAAAACAATCAccaaattattttgataaatgtaaagcattagaaaaatttaatgcatggaataatgataaaccaattgatgaaaaagtaatattagaaccagaaatttttgttaaatccAATGGTTCTGAtgtaaacaatatattttctgGATTAAttggaagaaaaaaaaggGAAACTACTACTAATGAGAGTGAGACTGAAGAGAAAGTTGTTAATCCAGAAAATAAAACTTCTAAATCTCGTGATGATGACTATTATACATATGATACTGATGACGATGAAAAAGAGGCTGCTGAGAAAGCAAAAGTTAAGAAAAACAAAGACACAGAATGTCAAACATATtctaaaagtttattaaaatggatgaattataataaagataaatggAGTCTTTTTCTTTCACCTGAAGAAATGCCAAAATATCCTGATTATGGAAAACTTATGACAGGTGGTTGTTATGgttttggaaaaaaaattatgaaatgGCCGGAAGATTTAATTATTGGTGGTATTGAGAGAGATgaacataataatattaaaaaagctGAAGCTTTTCAATCAGTATTTTTAGTTTCTGGAGCACATGATGTATGGTTACGTTATCGTGATAAAAAAACTGATGTTAAACCTAATCTTGATCATTCTATTTGGACTAGAGGAGTTGCTAATGAAATTGTACAAGCATGGCAAAGAAATTTTACCCAAAATTTGTATAAACAtcctttaaatattaaaacaaatacaAAACGTGTCTTCCATCCACTTGCTTCAACATCAATTGCTGATATGTTAGAAGAATTTTcagaatttaaattttctatgaTTATTATTGGATACCTTCTTATGGTTATTTATGCTGGTTTTGCTCAATATGATTGGGATGGATTTTGGTTTTCTCACAAATCTACTGCTGCAATCTCATTTTTGGGTGTACTTATTATTACTTATTCTTCAATAGCCGGTTTAGGTTTAGCAACATATTTTGGAGTTCAATTTAATGCTGCAACAACGCAAATTGTACCATTTCTAACGTTAGGTTTAGGTGTTGATGATATGTTTTTACTTCttcataattataataatttattaaaagtttcaaGAAATAATGAAATTGGACTTTTAATGAAAGAAACTGGAATGtctatatttattacttctacaaataatattttagctTTCCTTTCAGGAACAATTCTTCCTATTCCTGCTCTTCGCTCTTTCTGTGCTCAATCAGGAATTTTACTTACTTTCAATTTAATTACTATTACCTTCTTTTTCCCAGCAATTATAACTCTTGATCTCAGGCGAAGAAAGCAAGGATTTCGtgatttttcaatattttttccaTGTCTTAAAAAAGATGctgaaaaaaatgtaaaaaaagattttgaatattttgataGTCATAAAACACATAAAGATGATGTTCATGTTAGTTTAAATCATGATGCTCCAATATATACATTGGTAggattattagaaaaaatatatcttccatttttaataacaagaACAGCTaaagtaattattattacaataactataattttaatttctcTTGGAATTTATGGTTTAAGTAACTCAACATTAGGTTTAGAATTGTCTGATGTTTTACCAGAACACACTGCACCAGCACAATTCTTAAAAGCAAGAgaacaatatttttcattttatccAATGTTTATTGTTCTTAAAGGACCAAATATTGATTTTCCAAATCAACAAACAAAAATTGAAGCATTACGTCAAGATATAGCAAAAtctaattttgttattaaacaAGATGGTCAACCATCAGAACCATATTGGATGTCAATGATGCAAACATGGTTAAGAGCTCTTCAAGAACAATTAGATGAAGCAATAAAAAAAGGATCAATTGATAAGGAGACTGGAGCTATAAAAAAAGgaataaaattagaaaatgaCATTTATATTGCTCGTAAAATGATATGTTCATATGGTACTAAATTTAATTGTACAGGAAGAATTGGTTCagtaaaattaatagatgatagtaatataattaatcCTGAAggattttataattatcttaCAGCTTGGTATCATGCTGATAATATGATGTATTATGTATCACAAGCAGCTTTCTATCCAACTCCACCTCCATGGAATTTTATGGATAGACAAGATAAAGTTATTCCACCAGCTAGATCATTATCATACTCACAAATTCCATTTTATATGACTGGTCTTATTGATACACCACCAATTGTAAAAATGATTAGAGAAGTAAGAGGTATATGTGAAAATTATACTGATCAAGGATTACCAAACTTTCCATCTGGAATTGCATTTACCTTTTGGGAACAATATCTTCATCTTAGATGGCATCTATTTTTAGCTATATGTACAATTGCAGGATGCGTTTTTGTCGTAGTTtctgttattatttttaatccaTGGGCTGCAACAATGGTTATGTTGATTGTTGTATCTATGTGCATAGAGTTAGCTGGTTTTATGGGTATTTTTGGTATTAAACTTAATCCTGTATCTGCTGTAACATTAATTACTGCAGTTGGAATTGGTGTAGAATTTACAGCTCATGTTGTCTTAGCATTTTTAACATCATTAGGAACTAGAAATGATCGAATGGTTTCATGTATGAGGCATATGTTTATTCCTGTTATGCATGGAGCTCTTTCGACCCTCCTTGGTATTATTATGTTAGCATTTTCAGAGTTTGAGTTTGTcgttaaatatttctttgttGTCTTAACAGCCTTAATTCTTATTGGTATTTTTAATGGTCTGGCTATGTTACCAgttatgttatattatattggACCCCCATCAGAg ataatatcAATGGATGGATCAGATAGATTAATAATACCtgaatcttttataaaaagaggACGAAAAACACAAGTTGCCTCTTTGCAAATTCCTTTAAATAAAGAGTCAAGACTTGATAATGAAATGTCAGagtttaaagaaataaaaacaaacatttcataa
- a CDS encoding NADH:ubiquinone oxidoreductase, subunit NDUFB4 family-containing protein — protein sequence MRLGVRLLRPAANQNVKSPKMWQDPTFGYFESHGKTEFLPGEQYNLSDEEKKAVLWRYRVKEILKKEYLRREYNPHEMKHKEGVVMCPAMFRWYSADMNQVEFFRLTPRSVFLYVGSTCLAFYLYTRFVLSSSEKRAEQSLNGDLLWWDRQTGRLALTAGNGHLSPAYGIEY from the exons ATGCGTTTAGGTGTAAGACTCTTGCGCCCAGCAGCAAATCAAAATGTAAAATCTCCAAAAATGTGGCAAGATCCCACTTTTGGATACTTTGAAAGTCATGGGAAAACAGAATTTCTTCCTGGAGAACAATATAATCTTTcagatgaagaaaaaaaagcgGTTCTTTGGAGATATAGggtaaaagaaattttaaaaaaagaatatcttAGAAGAGAATACAATCCACACGAAATGAAACATAAA gaGGGTGTTGTTATGTGTCCTGCAATGTTTCGATGGTATTCAGCTGACATGAATCAAGTAGAATTTTTCCGTCTCACTCCACGTAGTGTGTTTCTTTATGTTGGATCAACATGTCTTGCATTTTACCTTTACACTCGATTCGTTTTGTCATCTTCTGAAAAAAGAGCAGAACAATCCTTGAATGGAGATCTTCTTTGGTGGGATCGTCAAACTGGACGTCTTGCTCTCACTGCAGGAAATGGTCATCTTTCTCCAGCATATGGTATCGAATATTAG
- a CDS encoding MIP14095p: protein MKLLLLHLFDLLKSLFILFFILISICPIYGNVEINVEVDQLRIGDANVCPFEETEIVTVKEPCVKTYTKYIRKRKPNCNGPKVSCIIREPKTVYYQTFKKVNRTRRHTVVKCCDGMIQKPGFPGCVKAECSSDLCHNGGTCLKNIGIDGKICECMEGFTGVYCQYDVNECLAEGRFCQHECVNTIGGFYCRCHYGYQLSTDNKTCIDINECEIENGGCEGRCINLKGNYRCECPGDKKLAGDGRRCVDNNSCSIDNGGCSQICEEKDNQFYRCRCRQGYELSEDKRHCHPIDPCKYNKSGCQHHCVNHNGQARCQCYPGFRLDKDLKSCIDIDECSDFKNGGCEQICVNVYGTYTCKCHKGYKLMDDGRSCQVKESGCLIGNGGCQHECYDQMDGEIICGCRDGYELQKDGKSCKGNSSYSNSYLYDYAFVTNASPFLTNCYEPKLENDVEGCHKLCMNPVTKEVVCKCRHGFQTNQRNRHVCEDINECSKDNGGCDQICKNTMGSFICECNEGYQLDKDSKNCYDINECLIDNGNCSQICKNTEGGYFCDCIGGYTLGEDGKTCFDNLLLPLRTNVPEYYDDDGNFYQLIDKNNKYIDGVRNYEIYPMKMGKLRSLHGKVTTKAFKKGHFGPDNQFTCNDCQNGAPCRSDLPNPSCECLPGFEDILCNATCAAGTYGLGCAFSCDCGGGPCHHITGECEYINDDCKDGFYGPQCNLTCRMTCPNNKCDKVFGDCICPAGYYSEKCDKPCTSFTYGKNCRHTCKCSKIGTEIYDIRNGKCKCKMGYYGKYCENECPIGSYGHGCSDKCNCKHGCDKETGKCLKKCPPGKHGANCDESCPKGMFGLNCSNKCSCKNGALCNPVDGSCDCQPGFYSASCSETCPISRWGKDCMNICNCQNGGKCDPATGECTCPSGYTGETCSVPCPRGYYGEGCLQECNCGIKKSFFSSLFGSFDNDCDIYDGSCICAPGFKSKKGCDEVCDEGTFGAGCKGICNCNNNGKCNPKTGACECNPGWRGKNCNKPCIDGFFGIKCQERCNCGSDEDFDSDIVMLSKCNHVTGQCQCPPGFLLPDCRTPCPPNRWGSGCKEKCQCVNGDCDRITGACTCFSGFMGKYCDKKCPSLMYGPNCQNHCLCLNNSTCNSVTGECECSEGTTGNSCEFSCPFGTYSKNCEKSCDCMNGASCDPKTGECLCLDGWTGERCDSVCGKNTFGKNCSQACTCVHGDCDPISGHCTCKPGWRGKNCNKPCLNGYYGKHCSQPCRCPGQNSCDHITGSCNSCSKGYTGESCSQLCKPNYYGQNCSTKCECGPNAECDRITGACYCRAGFMGTNCTQGCVPQINFGADCQGLCQCENQGLCNPIDGSCTCLPGFYGARCELKCPDNRWGEECNNICDCENGTCNKITGNCQCEPGFHGVRCDIPCTDNKYGIGCKEECQCQNHGKCNRETGNCKCLPGFYGKYCQEVCPKGKYGIDCSFDCECHGADNTCDAVSGCCMCSNGRYGNRCQFTCPEGMFGWQCSQFCDCKMGQCDPINGQCHCDIGWKGENCDKKCENNTYGPNCRLSCDCGDFGCNHITGECQCPPGKTGKQCTEECEHGTYGENCKNHCKCFNGAKCNNKTGKCICAIGFLGPTCQDEYIDPESVASRGDLPERL, encoded by the exons ATGAAACTTCTACTTTTACATTTGTTTGATCTTCTCAAAAGtctctttattttattctttatacTAATTTCCATATGTCCAATTTATGGTAATGTTGAGATAAATGTTGAAGTTGATCAATTAAGAATAGGAga tGCAAATGTTTGCCCATTTGAGGAGACGGAAATTGTTACTGTTAAAGAACCTTGTGTTAAAacatatacaaaatatataagaaaaagaaaacCAAACTGTAATGGTCCAAAAGTTAGTTGTATAATTAGAGAACCAAA aactgtttattatcaaacttttaaaaaagtcAATCGTACAAGAAGGCATACGGTAGTTAAATGTTGTGATGGAATGATACAAAAACCTGGTTTTCCGGGGTGTGTAAAAG ctgAGTGTTCTTCTGACTTGTGCCATAATGGTGGAACTTGCCTCAAAAATATTGGTATTGATGGTAAAATTTGTGAGTGTATGGAGGGATTTACAGGAGTTTATTGTCAATATGATGTTAATGAATGTTTAGCAGAGGGAAGATTTTGTCAACATGAGTGTGTCAATACAATTGGTGGATTTTACTGTAGATGTCATTATGGTTATCAATTATCAACAGATAACAAAACATGTATAGATATAAATGAATGTGAAATAGAAAATGGTGGTTGTGAGGGTCGttgtattaatttaaaaggaAATTATCGTTGTGAATGCCCAggagataaaaaattagctGGTGATGGTAGGAGATGTGTTG ataataaCAGCTGTTCTATTGATAATGGTGGATGTAGTCAAATTTGTGAAGAAAAAGATAACCAATTTTATAGGTGCCGTTGTAGACAAGGATATGAACTTAGTGAAGATAAAAGGCATTGTCATC cAATAGATCcatgtaaatataataaaagtggTTGTCAACATCATTGTGTTAATCATAATGGTCAAGCAAGGTGTCAATGTTATCCTGGATTTAGATTAgataaagatttaaaatCATGTATAG atattgaTGAATGTtctgattttaaaaatggagGTTGTGAACAGATATGTGTTAACGTTTATGGAACTTATACATGTAAATGTCATAAAGGTTATAAATTAATGGATGATGGAAGGTCATGTCAGGTAAAAGAAAGTGGTTGCCTTATTGGAAATGGTGGTTGTCAACATGAATGTTATGATCAAATGGATGGAGAAATTATATGTGGTTGTAGAGATGGATATGAACTTCAAAAGGATGGTAAAAGTTGTAAAGGTAATTCTTCCTATTCTAATTCCTATTTATATGATTATGCTTTTGTAACTAATGCTTCTCcttttttaactaattgTTATGAGCCTAAACTTGAAAATGATGTTGAAGGTTGTCATAAATTGTGCATGAATCCTGTAACAAAAGAAGTTGTCTGCAAGTGTAGACATGGATTTCAAACTAATCAAAGAAATCGCCATGTTTGTGAGG aTATTAACGAATGTTCAAAAGATAATGGTGGTTGTGAtcaaatatgtaaaaatacaATGGGATCTTTTATATGTGAGTGTAATGAAGGTTATCAACTTGACAAAGACTCTAAAAATTGTTATGATATTAATGAGTGTCTAATTGATAATGGTAATTGTTCtcaaatatgtaaaaatactGAGGGAGGATATTTTTGTGATTGTATTGGAGGTTATACTCTTGGAGAGGATGGTAAAACATGTTTCG ataatttattattgcCATTACGTACCAATGTTCCTGAATATTATGATGATGATGGAAATTTTTACCagttaattgataaaaataataaatatattgatgGGGTTAGAAATTATGAAATTTATCCTATGAAAATGGGAAAATTAAGAAGTTTGCATGGTAAAGTAACTACTAAAG cattCAAAAAAGGACATTTTGGACCAGATAATCAATTTACATGTAATGATTGTCAAAATGGTGCTCCATGTAGAAGTGATTTACCCAATCCTTCATGTGAATGTTTACCTGGTTTTGaagatattttatgtaaTGCTACCTGTGCAGCTGGTACATATGGTCTTGGTTGTGCTTTTTCATGTGATTGTGGTGGTGGTCCATGCCATCATATAACAGGAGAATGtgaatatattaatgatGATTGTAAAGATGGTTTCTATGGACCACAATGTAATTTGACATGTCGTATGACATGcccaaataataaatgtgaTAAAGTATTTGGAGATTGTATTTGTCCAGCAGGTTACTATTCTGAAAAATGTGATAAACCTTGTACTTCATTTACTTATGGAAAAAATTGTCGTCATACCTGTAAATGTTCTAAAATAGGAACAGAAATTTATGATATTCGTAATGGAAAATGTAAATGTAAGATGGGATATTATGGAAAATATTGTGAAAATGAATGTCCTATTGGAAGTTATGGACATGGATGTTCAGATAAATGTAACTGTAAACATGGTTGCGATAAAGAAACAggaaaatgtttaaaaaaatgtccTCCAGGAAAACATGGAGCAAATTGTGATGAATCATGTCCTAAAGGAATGTTTGGATTAAATTGTAGTAATAAGTGTAGTTGTAAAAATGGAGCACTTTGTAACCCAGTTGATGGCTCATGTGATTGCCAACCAGGATTCTATTCTGCTTCATGTTCAGAAACTTGTCCTATTTCACGTTGGGGTAAAGATTGCATGAATATTTGTAATTGTCAAAATGGTGGAAAATGTGATCCTGCTACTg gtGAATGTACTTGTCCATCTGGATATACTGGAGAAACATGTTCAGTACCATGTCCTAGAGGATATTATGGAGAAGGTTGCCTACAAGAATGTAATTgtggaataaaaaaaagtttttttagtTCACTTTTTGGATCATTTGATAATGATTGTGATATCTATGATGGGTCATGTATTTGTGCACCAggatttaaaagtaaaaaaggTTGTGATGAGGTATGTGATGAAGGAACATTTGGAGCAGGATGTAAAGGAATCTGTAACTGTAATAATAATGGTAAATGTAATCCAAAAACTGGAGCATGTGAATGTAATCCAGGATGGAGGGGAAAAAATTGTAACAAACCTTGTATTGATGGATTTTTTGGAATTAAATGTCAAGAACGTTGTAATTGTGGAAGTGATGAAGATTTTGATTCAGATATTGTAATGCTTTCTAAATGTAATCATGTAACAGGACAATGCCAATGTCCACCTGGATTTTTATTACCTGATTGTAGAACTCCTTGTCCTCCAAATAGATGGGGAAGTGGTTGTAAAGAAAAATGCCAATGTGTTAATGGTGATTGTGATAGGATTACGGGTGCTTGTACTTGTTTTTCTGGATTTATGGGAAAATATTGTGATAAGAAATGTCCATCATTAATGTATGGACCAAATTGTCAGAATCATTGTCTTTGTCTTAATAATTCTACATGTAACAGTGTAACTGGTGAATGTGAATGCAGTGAAGGAACAACTGGAAATTCTTGTGAATTCAGTTGTCCATTTGGAACgtattcaaaaaattgtGAAAAATCTTGTGATTGTATGAATGGTGCTTCATGTGACCCCAAGACTGGAGAATGTTTATGTTTAGATGGTTGGACAGGAGAACGTTGTGATAGTGTATGTGGTAAAAATACATTTGGAAAAAATTGTTCACAAGCTTGTACATGTGTTCATGGAGATTGTGATCCAATTTCTGGACACTGTACTTGTAAACCTGGATGGAGGggaaaaaattgtaataaacCATGTTTAAATGGTTATTATGGAAAACATTGTTCACAACCTTGTAGATGTCCAGGACAGAATTCTTGTGATCATATAACAGGAAGTTGTAATTCATGCTCTAAAGGATATACTGGTGAGAGTTGTAGTCAACTTTGTAAACCCAATTATTATGGACAAAATTGTTCTACAAAATGTGAATGTGGTCCAAATGCTGAATGCGATAGAATAACAGGAGCATGTTATTGTAGAGCTGGATTTATGGGAACAAATTGTACACAAGGTTGTGTTCCACAAATTAATTTTGGAGCCGATTGTCAAGGTTTATGTCAATGTGAAAATCAAGGTCTTTGTAATCCTATTGATGGATCATGTACTTGCTTACCAGGTTTTTATGGAGCAAGATGTGAATTAAAATGTCCTGATAACAGATGGGGAGAAGAATGTAATAATATCTGTGATTGTGAAAATGGAacttgtaataaaataactgGAAATTGCCAATGTGAACCTGGTTTTCATGGTGTTCGTTGTGACATTCCTTGTACTGACAATAAATATGGTATTGGATGTAAAGAAGAATGTCAATGTCAAAACCATGGAAAATGCAACAGAGAAACAGGAAATTGTAAATGTTTACCAGGGTTTTATGGAAAATATTGTCAAGAAGTTTGCCCAAAAGGAAAATATGGCATTGATTGCAGTTTTGATTGCGAATGTCATGGTGCAGATAACACTTGTGATGCTGTATCTGGATGTTGCATGTGTTCAAATGGAAGATATGGTAACCGTTGTCAATTTACTTGTCCTGAAGGAATGTTTGGTTGGCAATGTAGTCAATTTTGTGATTGTAAAATGGGTCAATGTGATCCAATAAATGGGCAATGTCATTGTGATATTGGATGGAAAGGAGAAAATTGTGATAAAAAATGTGAGAATAATACTTATGGTCCAAATTGTAGGTTATCTTGTGATTGTGGAGATTTCGGTTGTAATCATATTACTGGAGAATGTCAATGTCCTCCTGGAAAAACAGGAAAGCAATGTACTGAAGAGTGTGAACATGGTACATATGGTGAAAATTGTAAGAATCATTGCAAATGTTTTAATGGTGCTAAATGTAACAATAAAACTGGAAAATGTATTTGTGCTATTGGTTTCCTAGGCCCTACATGCCAAGATGAATACATTGATCCAGAAAGTGTAGCTAGTAGAGGAGATTTGCCAGaaagattataa